The Arthrobacter russicus genome has a segment encoding these proteins:
- a CDS encoding ABC transporter ATP-binding protein has translation MIRPPVGPGPIALAVRGLVVGHPGAAPVLDGIDLAVDQGELLAVLGPSGCGKTTFLRTLAGLLAARAGQVEIDGRLVVDGPRAVAPEHRRIGLVPQDAALFPHRTVAANVGFGLRRRDQPDRSRQARHGRIAEMLDLVGLADFAVRYPHELSGGQRQRVALARALAPEPSLVLLDEPFGALDAALRVGLKAEVGQILRASGATAVLVTHDQDEALSMAQRLALMRDGGIVQVGAPQEMYSRPRDEWVAGFLGECTVLDGDSDGKRVSSVLGVFPFAAAPGPVRIVVRPEQIRILDPENPGAAGIVQDVEYRGHSTLYRVVVAPTGSTVLARVPGLPGHRIGDRVSLGGAAGFHVLPKAESQGRAGEPVKPQTD, from the coding sequence ATGATCCGGCCTCCCGTCGGCCCGGGGCCGATCGCATTGGCGGTGCGCGGGCTCGTGGTCGGGCATCCAGGGGCGGCACCGGTTCTGGACGGCATCGATCTGGCCGTCGACCAGGGCGAGTTGCTCGCGGTTCTGGGGCCGAGCGGCTGTGGCAAGACCACGTTCCTCCGCACGCTGGCCGGGCTCTTGGCAGCGCGGGCCGGCCAGGTGGAAATCGACGGCCGCCTGGTCGTCGATGGACCGCGTGCGGTGGCTCCGGAGCACCGTCGGATCGGGCTGGTTCCCCAGGATGCGGCCTTGTTCCCGCATCGGACGGTCGCGGCGAATGTCGGGTTCGGCCTGCGTCGCCGGGACCAGCCGGACCGGAGCCGGCAAGCGCGGCACGGTCGGATCGCGGAGATGCTGGACTTGGTCGGGCTCGCCGATTTCGCCGTCCGCTACCCGCACGAACTTTCCGGTGGGCAGCGGCAGCGGGTAGCCCTGGCCAGGGCGCTCGCGCCGGAGCCGTCGCTGGTCCTGCTGGATGAACCATTCGGCGCCCTCGATGCTGCGCTGCGGGTCGGGTTGAAAGCCGAGGTGGGCCAGATCCTGCGGGCGTCCGGAGCCACCGCGGTCCTGGTGACCCACGACCAGGACGAAGCGCTCTCCATGGCGCAACGGCTTGCCTTGATGCGCGATGGCGGGATCGTCCAGGTCGGCGCGCCCCAAGAGATGTATTCTCGGCCGCGCGACGAATGGGTGGCCGGCTTCCTGGGCGAGTGCACGGTGCTCGACGGCGACAGCGATGGGAAGCGGGTCAGCTCGGTGCTCGGTGTGTTCCCGTTTGCTGCGGCCCCGGGTCCGGTGCGAATCGTGGTCCGTCCCGAGCAAATCCGGATCCTGGACCCGGAAAATCCCGGCGCCGCCGGGATCGTCCAGGACGTGGAATACCGGGGGCACTCCACGTTGTACCGGGTGGTTGTGGCGCCTACCGGTAGCACGGTGCTGGCCCGGGTGCCAGGTCTGCCCGGCCATCGGATCGGGGATCGGGTGAGCTTGGGCGGCGCGGCCGGATTCCACGTGCTCCCGAAGGCTGAATCGCAGGGACGGGCGGGGGAGCCGGTCAAACCGCAGACCGATTGA